GTTATTCTGAATTTTATCCTCAACGTTATATTCAATTTTGTTGTGACTCGAGCAATACATCTCTGTCCATTCTAGCAGCAGGCTACACAaagaattaaaaataaaaaggaaAACGCTGCACACTGCTGTTCGTGCTCCCAGGTGATATTGTTCTGTTTcgacccttaggtcttcatcaggcatccatatcccatgtggaaggtcctatatataggggcaGTGCtgagtgacatcacttcctgaaacaggaggtaaaaatatataatatCAGTTCAAACTATCAACAttcaatatataaaaaaatgtacagtactagtcaaaatttggacacacctactcattccaaggtttttctttatttttactattttctacattgtagaataatagtgaagacatcaactatgaaataacccatatggaatcatagtaaccaaaaaaagtgttaaatcaaaaatatattatatttgagatacttcaaagtagccaccctttgccttgatgacagctttgcacacttggcattcagagaaccttctagaaggacaaccatctctgcagcactccaccaatcaggcctttatggtagaatggccagacggaagccactcttcagtaaaaggcacctacaggactctcagaccatgagaaacaagtctctggtctgatgaagccaagattgaactctttggcctgaatgccaagaatcaagtctggaggaaacccggcaccatccctacggtgaagcatggtggtggcagaatcatgctgtggggatgattttcagcagcagggactgggagactagtcaggattgagggaaagatgaatgtagcaaagtacagagagatccttgatgaaaacctgctccagagcactcaggacctcagactggggcgaaggttcaccttctaacaggacaacgacccttagcacacagccaagacaacgcaggagtggcttcgggacaagtttctgaatgtccttgagacctgaaaatagctgtgcagtgacgctccccatccaacctgacagagcttgagaggatctgcagagaatggggaAAActatccaaatacaggtgtgccaagcttgtagcgtcatacccaagaagactcgaggctgtaatcgctgccaaaggtgattcaacaaagtagagtaaagggtctgaatacttacataaatgtgatatttgtaaaataataataataatctaaaaacctgtttttgctttgtcattatggtttattgtgtgtaaattgatgaggggaaaaaactatttaattcgaataaggctgtaacgtaacaaaatgtggaaaaagtcaaggggtctgaatactttcggaatgcaTTGTAGGTTAGTATAATTAGGAGCCACAGTGCTCCCTATCGCTGTTACTTTGGTCTGTAAGAAAAAGTATCTTCTGAAGAGAAAATAGTTGGAGGTTAGTACCAGTTCAGCTAAGTCCACAATACAGTTGGTGCTGGGGAAGTTCACTGAGGTAGAACTTGAGGGCCTCTAGGCCGCCCTGGTGGGGGATGTTAGTATATagactggtaacatcaaaagTACACAGAATATAATTTTCTGGTATGTGGTCCAGAGATGTATAAAATCAATAGTCTCTGGtgtaggtggggagagaggtcACCCAGGGTTTCATGAAATGTTCTCTGTCAGAGATCTGTTACTACTCACAATGGACCAGCCTGGTATAGGTGGCGTCATGCTCTTGTGAATTTTGGGGAGAGTGTAGATGACAGGTGTGGTTTGGCAGTCAACTTGCATGTACTCATTCTGTCTTTGTAATTTCCCCTTCATTCAAAAACTTTGACAGTTTATCATGGATCAGAGACTTTAATTGATTAGTAGGATCCCTGGGGAGTCTTGTAAAATTCATAATCACGGAGTTCTTCGAATTTCATTTTCATAGTCTGCATCACTATTGCACCTCCCTTGTAGGCATGTTTTATAATAATAGTGGAGTCATTTTTGAGGtggaacagctggataggggaaaTGGCTTGAGTCGCACAAAATGGAATTTAATGTTGCGGATAAAGTTCGGAATGACACAATTtaatgtgtacaacatctaaagatcggcatcactatactgagagcaTTTCTGTTTCTAAAAGGACATATTTGGGTGATTTTGCAGCATTTGTTAATGGTTTTTTTCAGAGACCCATACTGCACAACGAGGATGAGGAAGTTAATCGCTGGTTGGGCTAAGTTTCTCAAAACATTTTTACATCAAAAATAGATTTGGTTTAAAAAAGCAAATTTCTCCTTGAAATTACTTTTATACATGAACAATGTATTTTATGTATGGACTTTCATTGAGAATAATCctgaataaaatatattttgtaaccTTTGCAGACACAGAAGCCTATGGAGCTCACATGCTGTCCCCCCGCTCCAAGACCTGGACCTTCCCCAACCTGAAGACCCCTGCAGGGCCCACTGAGATGTACCTGGCCGTGGAAGAAGAGGTGGAGACGGCCCCCTATGGATCCCCATTCAGAGGGGTGGGTTGAAAGCATGATCATTTCAGACTAACCATTTTGCATTTGTAATATGTAATTAATTTATAATAGGATTATAAAAATTGTATTGTGGATTTGTGACGTTTTACTATTgagtctctcttctccctcctccttccctctctctaccttatAGAAGGCCTGTGGTTCCTCTGGATCTCGTAACATAGACCCCAGCAGTCTGCCGGTGCCGGCCCAGACAGGGCTGAGCCGACGGGGGAAGATCCGCAGTACGCCCAGTGCCCCAGAGATGGGCCTTGGCCGGGAGGCGGGCCTGGAGCTGGTGAGGGAGAGGCCTGAGGAGACCCTCTCCCCCAGCCGCCCCCAGGTCCTAGTGACCCCCGAGTCACTCAGTGACTCTCTCTACGACAGCCTCTCTTCCTGTGGCAGCCAGGGATGACTTGCAGATCTTACTATGGTGCCGACTGACCCACCTTAGTGGAATATGGACTGTGCTAAGATATACCCATTTCACACTATCGTACCAACCTGAACCATATTGGGCTGGCTCCAATTCCAAAATGTTCTTTTAACATTGTTCTTTCCAGAATGGTTCTAGCTACTATGGCGGATGCGTAACCAGGCCAGCCGGATATAGCTTGGTCCGACCAAGCTTAGTTTGTCTCAGTAGTGTAAAAAGGGTACAAGTGATGCTGACCATCCTTAGAGGAATATGGACTGTGATAAGATGGTGTCCCCTTAAAACTTTCATGTTTGCTTTCTCACCAGCTACTGTATGTTTCAAGGTTAACTGGAAAGACAAACCTCTCCTCAGGATAACTGCAACCCAAAGGATAGACTATTCACATTAACACTGTTTTATGACAGGAGAGAATTGGACAAACTGAACACACTGCTAACCAAAATAGCTATTTATATAATTGTAGGATTATGGAAATAGTGTGCTGAGCGATTAGGGCTTTGAGGTCTTTTCGGTTCAATTTTGATTATTTATTTTGCTAATTaaatgctgtaacacagaataaaacaattaaagtCCAATGATGtcagtgactgcccattactgcaccatttattcacattaatttgataaaatatttcagttgtgtatattacgtTTGATTACTTTATTATTCCATTCCAAGTCATCCCATCTCTAttgagctgctgcctatgctctGACAAAATCCCTATTTTAGAAGTTCTTCAAAATAAATAAGGCATATTTTTATGAtagctgaataccaactatcaatcacttaatGTATTGTTGTATTGATAATGTATTGTTGGGTACAGACACCTCACGAAGCAAGTGCTCTCTATCCCTATCGCGCATTCTTCTGTCTGCCTCACACTAACCTAAGGTAGCATGCCTAAAATAAGCCGACCGGACAAGTAgctgcgcaatggattatggtcattacCACGGGTTCTCCGCGAAATGATGTCGTTTCCAACAGGTCAATATTCTACAACATCGCAGTTCGGGCTTGATCTGATGTATCGCATAGTACTAGGTAATACACATGATGACAATATCGAACATTCccaccaaaaaatatattttatgttgaaATTGAATATGTCTTGTTAAGTCTTACTCCAACCTTCACCTACAGAGCGCTGGAACACTGAACATGCAAAGACTCATTAccaataatacaaataaatccttctctttaTCAGTACGCCCAATGTACCGAATCCTTCATCTTGAGCTTAATTTTCCACTATTGAATACATGTAATTTTATGTAAAATTATTTGTTGATGGTGTTAAGATTTTCTCTAACTGCCAAGAAAGCATTTAGTTCATCTTGAACAGCTAAGATGTCAACATTCTTTTAAAAAGGTTTTTGATTATTTCTTGTTCATGTGTTCACACTGAagcacaaataaaataaaatgacacCTTATACCTTGATCTTGAAATGTATATCTGCAATGAAAACTGCATTTAGTTAACCTAATTTGATAAATGTATTCAAAGTTATCACTGGTAAAGTATGTTTTTCACAGTAGGCCTTTACAGATAACAAAAATCTAACAAGAACGCATCGGTCCATCTATTCTACAGCCTTGACCAGTCCTTTTTGTGGCGCACAAGCTgaccataaagtgcaattgtacATCTTCATCAAAGGTCAGCCGAATTACCAATACTATTTCACTACGTTGAAGAAGAACGTAAGTGAAATAGTAAATAAGAGGAAAATTATAAGTTGTGACTCgggaccggtacccccctgtatatagcctcgttattgttattttcttgttactttttattttatttagtaaatattttcttaactatttattgaactgcattgttggttaagggcttgtaagtaagcatttcacggtaaggtctacacctgttgtattcggcgcatgtgacaaataaaatgtcatttgataAAGACATAACAGGCCAGGATGTCTGTCACATCCCTTCCATAAACGAAACTAAAGATGTTGGAGGAATAGCATTAACAAATCAAAAAATTAGAACATAAAACTATGATTAATCTCCAAAAGCTCAAACAGCCTTctgaaaatcttttttttttttttaatggcacAAAGAGTTCAGTTCTGTTATGTACACCTTCATAGAACAACCACTCCCCCTACAGGACAAGCATTCTCACTGCAGCAGTAGCCTAAAATACAACCGTATCATAACCACTTGCAAGCTCAAATCAAAGGACAAAAAGTAACCAAGAACGACAAATAGTAAAAGCACCAACAGCACTGCAGACAGAGGCTTTGTTGCTGGTTCTGTTCCTTGTCACAGATCGTTTTTCATTTGAAACTTCAACTGGATTTATTTAATCTACTTCTTTTCTTTCTTCTTGTCCTGAAAATATAAAATATTACCATTTGCATAGTGACATTTTCTAGTATGAGAAAAAGTAAACATTACATGAGATTAATATTCTGTCTTGGgggaaaataaaacaaattacctTCTCATTCATGGCAAGGAGAATCATGAGTTTTCTGAAAATGGTCACAAAGTCGAGGAACAGGTCCACGCAATGCCTTTCAAGAGAAAAACAATGACTTAATTGAATTGACTTTATATTATATTTCATTCTAATACATTAGCAAGTAAAACGTTTTACAACTGCTTATTTGGTGAAATGTTATAAAGCTTTACCAGATGTAGTCCTTGTCTCCGTTCTCTGCTTTCTCAATGATGAGCTGAGTGTCGAACAGAACAAAGCCACACATAATGACCAGCCCCAGGTACATGTGAGCCTGTTAGTGAAGAGAAGAGCCATGTTAAGTCTGAGTCACCTTGCTGAGACCTCCTCACACAATTATATTACACACTTCCAAATTTATGAGTGGAATCACTTCACCTCCAAGTCGTAAGAGATGGCTCTATAAATATTTAGGCTACCTTGAAGAGTATCGCTGATCCTAAGAACATgttcaccacagacaccaggaaCAAGACAGACAAGCCAGACATCAGAGTACCTGAGAAGACAACAAACATGTCAAAGAGGACAAATCACACATTGTTTCAAGATTTTGGGGGGGTTATATCTTGACTAAATTAACACAAATTCTGTGAAATGTGTGAATGACTTGTGCTTCTCAATGAGCAAAAGGGTTTTTTCAAGTAAGTTAAGATATTATGACCAGAACAGATAAATAACTATGCTACTGAATAGCGCATTACATCTTTGTACCTCCTAGGAAGAGGAAGCTCCTGCGCTTGGCATACAGGGCACTGAGAGTGAAGCAGACAAAGATGATTGAGGTTCCAAGGAAGGCTGTCACAATGAtgctagagagagaccagatagatAGACACGCAATTTAAGGACACAGTCTTCTTGACTCAATTGAATAACAAATATTCCTAAGAAATTATTTCCAACAATATTTAATAGCACATACGCTTAAATGTTCTACCTTGGGTTAATGATGATGACAAAGTCCATTGCTGGTCCAAGACCAACACCTGGTGAGAAAGAAAAAGTCAATTTGACTGCAGGGAAGACAAAGTTTATGAATTGCCTGGCTGTGCCATGGGACAGTGGATGCGCATTGATCATTTCAAATTGAACTGTTAACAGGCATTACCTGGGGATTGTGGTGAATAACTAACTCCCTgctatcaaccaatcagcatccaggattcaaacaacctgttttataatgagtttttttttttctccaatgacTGACAAATGAACAGTCAATAAGAGCCAaaattggctgtctaaagccctGAGTTTACCTGTGAAGAAAGCAAACCCTGCAAGGATAGCCAGTCTCTTCTTCTCGGTCTCTGGGCTGTGTGGTGTCATGGACAACCAAACCACCATGCCCAGGGAACCCAGAAGAGTCAGCAAACCACCCTAGAGGAATAGGATAAAGCCAGTAGTATTTTTAGTAGTTATAGCTTCACCATTGCCTAAAATCTATCTGAACGTTACTGTATTTACTAGGGGTGAAACGGTTCACAAAACTCACGGTTCGGTACGATACGGTACAGTGGTGTCACGGTTCGATACGGTTTTGATACATCGCCAAAATAAATGCCTGAGAAATATGTaattttatttagattttccattTATTATAATAGTAAACAGGGTAGCTTGAATTCCCAGGAGCATATGGAAACAAAGGGACAATAAAAAACAGCAGTGCCTGCCTTATAACATGAAATAATACAGTCATTTAAAATAGAACTTCAACAAGAGTGCATAGCCCAGCAGCATATATCAGCATTAAGTCACATAGCTGTGCCTTAAACAAAATAGGACCACTTGAGACATTacttgagaaaaaaaaacatttttatcagATTTTCAAGTTTTTCTTTAAGATTAGTCTATCCACATTATCTGCAGTGAGCACAGATCGACTTACTGTGAAAATGTCAGCCACTGTGGAGAATACACTCTCGCTAGGGACAGAGGTCCAGGCACAGCCAGGTAGCGCCTTGCTAACATGGCAACATGAGGGTATATTAACTCATTGGTCTTCCACCATGTAAGTGGATCAGCATCCAGGGGAATACAGTCCACTTCCCTGTATGAggtcacctcctcctctatgacCTTGACCTTTGACTTGGTTCCCTGCTCCTGGGTCGTGAACAACTCCCCAAAAAGCTCAGCCACGGCAGACTTCTTTTCTGGAGGAGAACCCCTGTCGTCTGACATCTCTGGAGAGGGGTTGGCTCCTGTGGTATCTGTGGCTTAGCCCTGCAGAATTAAATTAGATTAAAATTACTCTCTTTGAAGTGGCTTTAAAAATATGATTTGTTGttcgaaatatatatatatatatatatatatatatatatatatatatatatatatatatatatatatatttatatatcactaattaataaaataataaatgtcacattaacaaaataaatacaatacctgttgtatattGGTCACAATCTCTGCTGTGAGTTCATTGTAGACTCTCAGACGAGCAGCAGCATCCAGATGCAGCAGGGACTTGAACCAGGCTCCAAAGCGGTGCTCTTGTGTAAGAAGTCTTGGACATCAGGGTCAGCATATCTAGGCTCCAGGTTAACTCTGATAGAAGTCTTGACATCCCTTACTGCGGGTTCATCTTCATCAGATGCCACCATTGATTTCAGGATCATTGTTTTCATAGACCGGAAACTGATGGAATGCTCTCAGTGCATATAAGTGTTGTGACTGTTTTGAGAGGTTTGCACACTTTGATAACTTCCTCTGCTAGTCTTAGGTAATTTTCAGACAAAGTCACAATATCTTTGACATTCTTCCTCACAGCTTGATCAGTCAGTGTAGAATACACTGTGACTTTCTGCTCAAGGTATCTCTCAACCATGTCATGGCTTGAATTCCGTCAAGTAGTGACATCTTGGATTAGTTTGTAGTTTGGCAGCTCCAGCATCTCCTGTTTTGTCTTGAAAACAGGAGGTGACATTGCTTTTTGAGATGCTAGATTAATAATGTGAGGAAAGCATCCTATCTGTGGCCCCAATCCAGCTAGTGCAACTGCATTTACAATATTTCTAGCCTTGTCAGTGGTCACAGGAATCGTTACATTATCCCTCTCCAACGTCAACTTCAATAACTAATGAGCTGAGCTGCAGACAACTACAACTTTATTACTATGTGGATATTTTTCCCACATTAATTTATACACCATTGGTTTAtgcaataatatattttttacaattatatatattttcctaGCTATAATATATGATTCATGTATTGTTCGGTTCGCAGTGCGTACCGAACCGTGCACTCTGTACCGAACGGTTCAATACGAATACACATACCGTTTCACCTCTAGTATTTACCTATGTGTGTCTATTATCGGGTAGTGTGCTTACTGTTTACCTGAAAGAGCCGTGTGACAACATGGACGTAGGAGCCTGCTGCAGCCACGAACATGCAAACTGCCAAACTGGAGTAGACATTCTTCAGGTGTAACTGGGTAGATTGGGAACTGGGAAAAACATTGTGTTAACCatgtcatgttagtcatttagctagCGACCATAAGTATGGACAGATAGAACAAAGTGTCAGATGTTTCACCAGATGTATAAATCTGAAGCATCCAGTTGGAATTTCCATTTCCCACCAAATTTGGTGAGGAGAGGAAGCCCAGTCAGTGTCTGGCAGTTTGAGAGTATGGAGCGAGATGGAACTGGGCCGGCATTCAGCTGATTTTCTCATGAAAGTAAAGCCAGACCTCAATATAGTTATTTTGCCAAAACTAAAAAGTGCCCTAAGTTTTGTAGACGTGACCCTTTGTCAAAGTTTCAAAAAATGTGCGTTCTTTAGGAGTGTATGGGCGAATTGAGTTATTACACACGCACTTCACAGAATGATTTTTTGCTAAAGGAAATATGAAAATAcatgctagaacgcgccaatacgacatcgctagctcgtgcttggctctgcccagctCCTTACTTGTTCTATCCACTATGTTTCATTTATTCCCATTGAA
The window above is part of the Salmo salar chromosome ssa15, Ssal_v3.1, whole genome shotgun sequence genome. Proteins encoded here:
- the bi1 gene encoding Probable Bax inhibitor 1; its protein translation is MNVFDRSIKLDVLLKFSQISQSTQLHLKNVYSSLAVCMFVAAAGSYVHVVTRLFQGGLLTLLGSLGMVVWLSMTPHSPETEKKRLAILAGFAFFTGVGLGPAMDFVIIINPSIIVTAFLGTSIIFVCFTLSALYAKRRSFLFLGGTLMSGLSVLFLVSVVNMFLGSAILFKAHMYLGLVIMCGFVLFDTQLIIEKAENGDKDYIWHCVDLFLDFVTIFRKLMILLAMNEKDKKKEKK